Proteins found in one Kiloniellales bacterium genomic segment:
- a CDS encoding RecX family transcriptional regulator, with protein MADQIDRAQERGKRLGRLPPRNQRRAPRVTPEALTRAAHHYLERYATSAGNLRRVLQRRVARAARLGTVDETAAAEAIEAILARLIEAGVLDDRAYADARARSLHRRGASARAIRARLIKTGVDTELIETAVQARSEGPGDAELLAALAFARRRRLGPYRPRTERGARRERDLAALARQGFDYDVALKVIEAPDAEALEEEAASGAF; from the coding sequence ATGGCCGATCAGATAGACCGGGCGCAGGAGCGAGGCAAGAGATTGGGCCGGCTGCCGCCGAGGAACCAGAGGCGCGCACCGCGGGTCACGCCCGAGGCGCTGACCCGCGCGGCCCACCACTATCTGGAACGCTACGCGACCTCGGCCGGAAACTTGCGCCGGGTGCTGCAGCGCCGGGTGGCGCGGGCGGCGCGCCTCGGCACGGTCGACGAGACCGCCGCCGCCGAGGCCATCGAGGCGATCCTGGCGCGCTTGATCGAGGCCGGAGTCCTGGACGACCGGGCCTACGCCGACGCCCGCGCGCGCAGCCTGCACCGGCGCGGCGCCTCGGCACGCGCAATCCGCGCCCGCCTGATCAAGACCGGGGTCGATACCGAGCTCATCGAAACGGCGGTCCAGGCGCGCAGCGAGGGGCCGGGCGACGCCGAGCTGCTGGCGGCTCTCGCCTTCGCCCGGCGCCGCCGCCTCGGCCCCTACCGGCCCCGGACGGAGCGCGGCGCGCGCCGCGAGCGCGACCTCGCCGCCCTGGCCCGCCAGGGCTTCGACTATGACGTCGCCCTCAAGGTGATCGAGGCGCCGGACGCCGAAGCACTGGAAGAGGAGGCCGCGTCCGGTGCGTTCTGA
- a CDS encoding Fur family transcriptional regulator encodes MTLQKKPGAAAFGGARHDHTACVAEALSAAETICRERGARLTKLRRRVLELIWSSHAPIGAYEVLRRLSQEHQSAAPPTVYRALDFLLEQGLIHRIESLNAFVGCVAPNEAHAGQFLICRHCGAAAEMRDRRVNNAIGRTASDLGFSLEAATVELRGLCPECRESDSA; translated from the coding sequence ATGACCCTTCAGAAGAAGCCAGGGGCCGCTGCCTTCGGCGGTGCGCGCCACGATCACACAGCATGTGTCGCCGAGGCGCTGTCTGCCGCCGAAACGATCTGCCGGGAACGGGGGGCGCGCCTGACCAAGCTGCGCCGCCGGGTGCTCGAGCTGATCTGGTCGAGCCACGCGCCGATCGGTGCCTACGAGGTGCTGCGCCGCTTGAGCCAGGAGCACCAGAGCGCGGCGCCGCCCACGGTCTACCGCGCCCTCGACTTCCTCCTCGAGCAGGGGCTGATCCACCGCATCGAGTCGCTGAACGCCTTCGTCGGCTGCGTCGCACCGAACGAGGCCCACGCGGGCCAGTTCCTGATCTGCCGCCACTGCGGCGCGGCGGCCGAGATGCGCGACCGGCGGGTCAACAACGCGATCGGGCGCACCGCTTCCGACCTGGGGTTCTCGCTGGAAGCGGCGACCGTCGAGCTGCGCGGCCTCTGCCCCGAGTGCCGAGAGTCGGACAGTGCCTGA
- a CDS encoding aspartate aminotransferase family protein codes for MSEALMPTYARLDLEVERGEGPYLYGTGGRRYLDFAAGIAVNALGHSHPHLVEALTRQAGKLWHCSNLYRIPEGERLAERLCALSSADRVFFCNSGAEAMECSIKLVRKYHDETGNPGRYKMIACEGSFHGRTLTALSAAGNEKHLKGFLPTMAGFTQVAFGNLNELRSAIDDETAAVLVEPIQGEGGIRQAEIDYLRGLRAACDEFGLLLVVDEVQCGVGRTGKFFAHEWAGIAPDVIATAKGLGGGFPMGACLATEKAAVGMTPGTHGSTFGGNPLAMAVANAVLDVVLEEGFLAQVQATGEVLQGRLKTLVAGHPELFAGLRGAGLMLGLECVVPNGEMFKRLYDEGLLTVPAGDNVVRLLPPLIIDESHVEEALGILERVSGNWAKAA; via the coding sequence GTGAGCGAGGCCCTCATGCCCACGTACGCGCGTCTCGATCTTGAGGTCGAGCGCGGCGAAGGTCCTTATCTCTACGGGACCGGCGGGCGACGATACCTCGACTTCGCCGCCGGCATCGCGGTCAACGCGCTGGGCCACAGTCATCCCCACCTGGTCGAGGCCCTGACCCGCCAGGCCGGCAAGCTCTGGCACTGCTCGAACCTCTACCGCATCCCCGAGGGCGAGCGCCTCGCCGAGCGGCTCTGCGCGCTCTCCTCGGCCGACCGCGTGTTCTTCTGCAACTCCGGGGCAGAGGCCATGGAGTGCAGCATAAAGCTGGTGCGCAAGTACCACGACGAGACCGGCAACCCGGGCCGCTACAAGATGATCGCCTGCGAGGGCTCGTTCCACGGCCGGACCCTGACCGCCCTCTCGGCGGCCGGCAACGAGAAGCACCTCAAGGGCTTCCTGCCGACCATGGCCGGCTTCACCCAGGTCGCCTTCGGCAACCTGAACGAGCTGCGCTCGGCGATCGACGACGAGACGGCGGCGGTCCTGGTCGAGCCGATCCAGGGAGAAGGCGGCATCCGCCAGGCGGAGATCGACTACCTGCGCGGGCTGCGCGCGGCCTGCGACGAGTTCGGCCTGCTCCTGGTGGTCGACGAGGTGCAGTGCGGCGTGGGCCGGACCGGCAAGTTCTTCGCCCACGAGTGGGCCGGGATCGCGCCCGACGTGATCGCGACCGCCAAGGGCCTCGGCGGCGGCTTCCCGATGGGCGCGTGCCTGGCGACCGAGAAGGCGGCGGTGGGCATGACCCCCGGCACCCACGGCAGCACCTTCGGCGGCAATCCGCTCGCCATGGCGGTCGCCAACGCGGTGCTCGACGTGGTCCTGGAAGAGGGTTTCCTGGCGCAGGTGCAGGCGACCGGCGAGGTCCTCCAGGGCCGCTTGAAGACTCTGGTCGCGGGCCATCCGGAGCTCTTCGCCGGACTGCGCGGGGCCGGCCTCATGCTGGGGCTCGAGTGCGTCGTGCCGAACGGCGAGATGTTCAAGCGGCTCTACGACGAGGGCCTCCTGACCGTGCCGGCCGGCGACAACGTGGTGCGGCTGCTGCCGCCGCTGATCATTGACGAGAGCCACGTCGAGGAGGCCCTCGGCATCCTGGAGCGCGTGTCGGGGAACTGGGCCAAGGCCGCGTAG
- a CDS encoding metal ABC transporter permease, producing MDDFLVRALVAGLGLAIVSGAMGCFLVWRRMAYFGATLAHAALLGIALGFLLDINLNLGILVVCLATAGLLVALQVQRGLSTDTLLGILAHGTLAFGLVLISFMETLRVDLMAYLFGDILAVTRADLVWIWGGGGLVLGALVLLWRPLLLVTLHEDLARVIGVPEPQLRLVFMLLISIVVAVAMKIVGLLLIISMLIIPAATARRFAIGPEGMAILASLIGCLAVLGGLGASLKLDTPAGASIVAVASALFLLSLLLPARGRVRRPKAPSRSP from the coding sequence GTGGATGACTTTCTCGTCCGGGCGCTCGTCGCCGGCCTGGGCCTCGCCATCGTGTCCGGCGCCATGGGTTGCTTCCTGGTCTGGCGTCGCATGGCCTATTTCGGCGCGACCCTGGCCCACGCCGCGCTCCTGGGTATCGCGCTCGGCTTCCTGCTCGACATCAACCTCAATCTGGGCATCCTGGTCGTCTGTCTGGCGACCGCGGGCCTGCTCGTGGCGCTGCAGGTTCAACGCGGTCTCTCGACCGATACGCTGCTCGGAATCCTCGCTCACGGCACGCTCGCCTTCGGCCTTGTGCTGATCTCCTTCATGGAGACTCTGCGGGTCGACCTCATGGCCTACCTGTTCGGCGATATCCTCGCCGTCACGCGCGCCGATCTGGTCTGGATCTGGGGCGGCGGCGGCCTGGTGCTCGGCGCCCTGGTCCTGCTCTGGCGCCCGCTGCTGCTGGTCACGCTGCACGAGGACCTGGCGCGGGTGATCGGCGTCCCCGAGCCGCAGCTGCGGCTCGTGTTCATGCTCCTCATCTCGATCGTCGTCGCGGTCGCGATGAAGATCGTCGGCCTTCTGCTGATCATCTCCATGCTGATCATACCGGCGGCGACGGCGCGGCGCTTCGCGATCGGGCCCGAGGGCATGGCGATTCTGGCCAGCCTGATCGGCTGCCTCGCGGTCCTGGGCGGCTTGGGCGCCTCGCTGAAGTTGGACACGCCGGCCGGCGCTTCCATCGTCGCCGTGGCGAGCGCTCTCTTCCTGCTGTCCCTCCTGTTGCCGGCGCGTGGCCGGGTGCGGCGGCCGAAAGCGCCCTCCCGCTCACCTTAG
- the argF gene encoding ornithine carbamoyltransferase: MAELKHFLDLDRLDGATLREILALGAACKRDGLSAGRPKPLADKSLAMIFEKPSTRTRVSFEVGIRQLGGEAVVLEPSGTQLGRGETVADTARVLSRYVDAIMIRTTREEKLLEMAEHATVPVINGLTDRTHPCQLMADVMTFEERLGDIGGRVVAWSGDGNNMAASWIHAAVRFGFELRLACPDSLAPPRDVLDWAAAEGGTVRVSADVEAAVSGADAVVTDTWVSMGDEAEGRKEARHNLLRPYQVDDKLMALAKPDAVFLHCLPATRGKEVTGSVIDGPHSVVWDEAENRLHAQKGIMLWCMT, encoded by the coding sequence ATGGCCGAGCTCAAGCACTTCCTCGATCTCGACCGCCTGGACGGCGCGACGCTGCGCGAGATCCTCGCGCTCGGCGCGGCCTGCAAGCGCGACGGCCTTTCGGCCGGCAGGCCCAAACCGCTGGCCGACAAGTCCCTCGCCATGATCTTCGAGAAGCCCTCGACCCGGACCCGCGTCTCCTTCGAGGTCGGCATCCGCCAGCTCGGCGGCGAGGCCGTGGTGCTCGAGCCGAGCGGCACCCAGCTCGGCCGCGGCGAGACCGTGGCCGACACCGCGCGCGTGCTGTCCCGCTACGTCGACGCCATCATGATCCGCACGACCCGGGAGGAGAAGCTCCTGGAGATGGCCGAGCACGCGACCGTCCCGGTGATCAACGGCCTGACCGACCGGACCCATCCCTGCCAGCTCATGGCCGACGTGATGACCTTCGAGGAGCGTCTCGGCGACATCGGGGGCCGGGTCGTCGCCTGGTCCGGCGACGGCAACAACATGGCGGCCTCCTGGATCCACGCCGCGGTCCGCTTCGGCTTCGAGCTGCGCCTCGCCTGCCCCGATTCCCTCGCGCCGCCGCGCGACGTGCTGGACTGGGCCGCTGCCGAGGGCGGGACGGTCCGGGTCAGCGCCGACGTGGAAGCGGCGGTCAGCGGCGCCGACGCGGTGGTCACCGATACCTGGGTGTCCATGGGCGACGAGGCGGAGGGGCGCAAGGAGGCGCGCCACAACCTGCTGCGGCCCTATCAGGTCGACGACAAGCTCATGGCGCTGGCCAAGCCCGACGCCGTGTTCCTGCACTGCCTGCCGGCGACGCGCGGCAAGGAGGTGACCGGCTCGGTGATCGACGGGCCCCACTCGGTGGTTTGGGACGAGGCCGAGAACCGCCTCCACGCGCAGAAGGGCATCATGCTCTGGTGCATGACCTGA
- the znuA gene encoding zinc ABC transporter substrate-binding protein ZnuA, whose protein sequence is MMKRHLGYTTGLAFAACCLSWSTVAAEPRVVATIKPVHSLVAGVMDGVGTPSLLIQGGASPHSYSLRPSEARALSQADLVFWIGEDLETFLEKPLEALAKPATIVTLSTAPGVKLLDSREAGTWEAHGEHGDHDEAAHDEHGHDEHGHDEHAKAEHGDDDHDHDAHGHDEHAKAEHDDHDDHGHGEHAKAEHDDHDHDAHGHDEHAHGEHNLHIWLGPENAQAIVRAAAAALSAADPEHAARYESNAKALLTRIERESGKIAKTLAPVSSVPYVVFHDAYPYFEQHFGMNAVGSITVSPERKPGAKRLGEIRKKIVDLGAVCVFSEPQFQPALVDTVIEGTAARAGSLDPLGADIAPGPEAYFKIMTGLAEDLRDCLAPAS, encoded by the coding sequence ATGATGAAGAGACATCTTGGCTATACGACCGGTCTGGCTTTCGCCGCCTGCTGCCTGAGCTGGAGCACCGTCGCGGCCGAGCCGCGCGTGGTCGCGACGATCAAGCCGGTCCACAGCCTGGTTGCCGGCGTCATGGACGGGGTCGGCACGCCGAGCCTGCTGATCCAAGGCGGCGCCTCGCCCCACAGCTACAGCCTCCGGCCTTCCGAGGCCCGGGCGCTCAGCCAGGCGGACCTGGTCTTCTGGATCGGCGAGGACCTCGAGACCTTTCTCGAGAAGCCCTTGGAGGCGCTCGCCAAGCCCGCGACAATCGTGACCTTGAGCACGGCGCCCGGCGTCAAGCTGCTGGACAGCCGTGAAGCCGGCACTTGGGAGGCGCACGGGGAACACGGAGACCATGACGAAGCGGCCCACGACGAGCACGGGCACGACGAGCACGGGCACGACGAGCACGCGAAGGCGGAGCATGGTGACGACGACCACGACCATGACGCGCACGGGCACGACGAGCACGCGAAAGCGGAGCACGATGACCATGACGACCACGGCCACGGGGAGCACGCGAAGGCGGAGCACGATGACCACGACCACGATGCACACGGTCACGATGAGCACGCACACGGTGAGCACAACCTCCACATCTGGCTCGGGCCCGAGAACGCCCAGGCCATCGTTCGCGCCGCCGCGGCCGCGCTGAGCGCGGCCGATCCCGAGCACGCCGCCCGCTACGAGTCGAATGCGAAGGCGCTGCTCACGCGCATAGAGCGGGAGAGCGGCAAGATCGCCAAGACGCTCGCGCCGGTCTCGTCGGTCCCCTACGTCGTGTTCCACGACGCCTACCCTTACTTCGAGCAGCACTTCGGCATGAACGCGGTCGGCTCGATCACCGTGAGCCCCGAGCGCAAGCCGGGCGCCAAGCGGCTCGGCGAGATCCGCAAGAAGATCGTCGATCTCGGCGCGGTCTGCGTGTTCAGCGAGCCGCAGTTCCAGCCCGCCCTGGTCGATACGGTCATCGAGGGCACCGCGGCCCGCGCCGGCTCGCTCGACCCACTCGGCGCCGACATCGCGCCGGGGCCGGAGGCCTATTTCAAGATCATGACAGGGCTCGCCGAGGACCTGCGGGACTGCCTCGCGCCCGCTAGCTAG
- a CDS encoding Hsp33 family molecular chaperone HslO: protein MHDLMGQESDISLDERPDLLQPFVLEVPGLRGRLIRLGPLADTILSRHDYPDAVAGYLAEMLALASLLSSMLKFDGVFTLQTKSKGPVSLMVVDQTSEGVLRGYAEFDREAVEGLSPAGGARPSVGDLMGQGSLAYTVDRGSDADRYQGIVELKGESLSDCFQHYFRQSEQLKTAVKLSSSRIEGSWRAAGLLLQQMPETDEAGATPASGEEDDWRRAVVLMASCTDAELLDPGLSAGDLLYRLFHNERVRVFEPRPLLEGCRCSQERIERVLGSIPRDEIAEMKVDGRVTVTCQFCNREYSFHDSDLDRIYRA from the coding sequence GTGCATGACCTGATGGGCCAGGAGTCCGACATCAGCCTCGATGAACGGCCCGACCTGCTCCAGCCCTTCGTGCTGGAAGTGCCGGGTCTGCGCGGCCGGCTGATCCGCCTGGGCCCGCTGGCGGACACGATCCTGTCGCGCCACGACTATCCGGACGCGGTCGCCGGCTATCTGGCCGAGATGCTGGCGCTGGCCAGCCTGCTTTCCAGCATGCTGAAGTTCGACGGCGTCTTCACCCTGCAGACCAAGAGCAAGGGCCCGGTCAGCCTGATGGTGGTCGACCAGACCTCGGAAGGCGTGCTGCGCGGCTACGCCGAATTCGACCGCGAGGCGGTGGAGGGCCTGAGCCCGGCCGGCGGCGCCCGGCCGAGCGTCGGCGACCTCATGGGGCAGGGCTCTCTCGCCTATACGGTCGATCGGGGCTCGGACGCCGACCGCTATCAGGGGATCGTGGAGCTGAAGGGCGAGAGCCTGTCCGACTGTTTCCAGCACTACTTTCGCCAGTCGGAGCAGCTCAAGACCGCGGTCAAGCTGTCCTCGAGCCGGATCGAAGGCTCCTGGCGCGCCGCCGGACTGCTGCTGCAACAGATGCCCGAGACCGACGAGGCGGGCGCGACCCCGGCGAGCGGCGAGGAGGACGACTGGCGCCGCGCGGTGGTGCTGATGGCCAGCTGCACCGACGCCGAGCTGCTCGACCCCGGGCTCTCGGCGGGCGACCTGCTCTACCGCCTGTTCCACAACGAGCGCGTCCGGGTGTTCGAGCCACGGCCCCTGCTCGAGGGCTGCCGCTGCTCCCAGGAGCGGATCGAACGCGTCCTGGGATCTATTCCCAGGGACGAGATCGCCGAGATGAAGGTCGATGGCCGGGTGACGGTGACCTGCCAGTTCTGCAACAGGGAATATAGCTTCCACGACTCGGATCTGGATCGTATCTATCGGGCCTGA
- the znuC gene encoding zinc ABC transporter ATP-binding protein ZnuC, giving the protein MPDDSPTVPEGGAVRPGGVLARLDSVAVSFDGRSVLHDVSLEIESGEIVTLIGPNGSGKTTLVRVLLGLVEPEAGSVTREAGLTIGYVPQHLYIEPTLPLTVGRFLALCAPTAARRGATLQGALAEVGADGLLDSPVQTLSGGELKRVLLAQALLREPDLLVLDEPSAGVDVSGQEELYDLLRQIRARRGCGVLLVSHDLHLVMAATDRVVCLNHHICCTGRPEAISQHPEYLALFGRRLTESLAVYSHHHDHHHGLSGDLDEETAPEAEERKAGRG; this is encoded by the coding sequence GTGCCTGACGATTCGCCGACCGTGCCGGAGGGCGGGGCGGTTCGGCCGGGCGGTGTCCTGGCCCGGCTCGACTCGGTCGCGGTCAGCTTTGACGGCCGTTCGGTGCTCCACGACGTCAGCCTGGAGATCGAGTCCGGCGAGATCGTCACGCTGATCGGACCCAACGGCTCCGGAAAGACGACCCTGGTCCGCGTGCTGCTCGGCCTGGTCGAACCGGAGGCCGGTTCGGTCACGCGGGAGGCCGGCCTGACCATCGGCTACGTGCCCCAGCATCTCTACATCGAGCCGACGCTGCCGCTCACCGTCGGCCGTTTCCTCGCGCTCTGCGCCCCCACGGCCGCCCGCCGCGGCGCGACACTGCAAGGCGCGCTGGCCGAGGTCGGCGCGGACGGACTGCTCGATTCGCCGGTCCAGACGCTCTCGGGCGGCGAGCTGAAGCGCGTGCTGCTGGCGCAAGCGCTGCTGCGCGAGCCGGACCTTCTGGTGCTCGACGAGCCCAGCGCCGGCGTCGACGTCAGCGGGCAGGAAGAGCTCTACGACCTGCTGCGCCAGATCCGCGCCCGGCGCGGCTGCGGCGTGCTGCTGGTGTCCCACGACCTGCACCTGGTCATGGCGGCTACCGACCGGGTGGTCTGCCTGAATCACCACATCTGCTGCACCGGCCGCCCGGAGGCAATCAGCCAGCATCCGGAGTACCTGGCGCTGTTCGGCCGCCGCCTGACCGAGAGCCTGGCGGTCTACTCCCATCACCACGATCATCATCACGGCCTGTCCGGCGACCTGGATGAGGAAACCGCTCCCGAGGCGGAGGAGAGGAAGGCCGGACGTGGATGA
- a CDS encoding MgtC/SapB family protein, protein MLGLFIKFGLAAALGFLIGLERTMGARENPHAGLRDFVIVALVGAISAFVAIEFENSWLIGVGFFGFLTLLLVGYWTDRENNVDDPGITTEAAAIVTFFLGVLTMQGHYALSVALTIVLLTVLSQKIALGRFSSEIKTFELEATVKFLIITFIVLPVLPTKSLDNLLTYSVGEVVSVAQDTGRLAFVPAENQFFGVDQSLNLYSDSELLGVMRVTSVTDAEVAGRFIGNNLEQLTEGNELYAPLAPMFVMHMLAALKPFKVWLIVVLVSLISFIGYILVKVLGSGSGIGLTGLIGGLASSTVTTLSFAKRSKELPAWNQLFAVAILLASSIMFPRLLIQIGVFNQALMRNMAVPILVTGAAGFVMAALYFLRSKKDPAGGAGAKEVSFGNPFCLKSAITFGLVFGVILMATRLAITYLGEAWLPVVAIVSGLTDADAIAFSLSDAQRSGLISLDWASFNVVLGALSNTFMKLFLVYSLGDKGLFRHLLLSFLVMGVVGIVTMFLYYDLV, encoded by the coding sequence TTGCTCGGTCTCTTCATCAAGTTCGGGCTGGCAGCGGCACTGGGCTTTCTGATCGGTCTCGAGCGGACCATGGGCGCCCGGGAGAATCCGCACGCGGGCCTGCGTGACTTCGTGATAGTCGCCCTGGTCGGTGCCATCAGCGCATTCGTCGCCATTGAGTTCGAGAATTCATGGCTCATAGGCGTGGGTTTCTTCGGGTTTCTCACTCTTCTCCTTGTCGGTTACTGGACCGACCGGGAAAACAACGTCGATGACCCCGGGATCACGACGGAAGCCGCCGCGATCGTCACCTTCTTCCTGGGTGTCTTGACGATGCAAGGCCATTACGCCCTTTCGGTCGCACTGACGATCGTGCTGCTCACCGTGCTTTCGCAGAAAATCGCCCTCGGCCGCTTCAGCTCGGAGATCAAGACCTTCGAACTCGAAGCGACCGTCAAGTTCCTCATCATCACCTTCATCGTCCTTCCCGTGCTGCCGACCAAGTCCCTGGACAATCTCCTGACCTACTCCGTGGGCGAGGTCGTGTCCGTCGCGCAGGACACGGGCCGGCTCGCCTTCGTTCCCGCCGAAAACCAGTTCTTCGGGGTCGACCAGAGCCTTAACCTCTACAGCGACAGCGAACTTCTGGGCGTGATGAGAGTCACGAGCGTCACCGACGCCGAGGTGGCAGGTCGCTTCATCGGCAACAATCTGGAGCAGTTAACCGAGGGGAACGAGCTCTACGCGCCGCTGGCGCCGATGTTCGTCATGCACATGCTGGCCGCGCTCAAGCCGTTCAAGGTTTGGCTGATCGTGGTGCTGGTCTCTTTGATCAGCTTTATCGGCTACATACTGGTCAAAGTTCTCGGCAGCGGCTCCGGTATCGGACTTACCGGACTGATCGGCGGCCTCGCCTCGAGCACCGTCACAACCCTGAGCTTTGCCAAGCGCAGCAAGGAGTTGCCCGCGTGGAACCAGCTTTTCGCGGTCGCCATACTCCTCGCGTCTTCGATCATGTTCCCGCGCCTCCTGATCCAGATCGGCGTGTTCAATCAGGCGCTGATGCGCAACATGGCCGTGCCGATCCTGGTGACTGGCGCTGCCGGTTTTGTCATGGCCGCCCTCTACTTCCTGCGCTCGAAGAAGGATCCGGCCGGGGGCGCCGGAGCGAAAGAGGTGAGCTTCGGCAATCCTTTTTGCTTGAAGTCCGCGATCACCTTCGGGCTGGTTTTTGGCGTCATATTGATGGCGACGCGTCTTGCCATCACCTACCTAGGCGAGGCGTGGCTGCCGGTGGTCGCGATCGTCAGCGGCCTGACGGACGCCGATGCAATCGCCTTTTCTCTGAGCGACGCCCAGAGGTCCGGCTTGATCTCGCTGGACTGGGCGAGCTTCAACGTCGTCCTCGGCGCCCTGTCCAATACCTTCATGAAGCTGTTTCTCGTGTACTCCTTGGGCGACAAGGGCCTCTTCAGGCATCTGTTGCTTTCTTTCCTGGTCATGGGGGTGGTCGGCATCGTGACCATGTTCCTCTATTACGACCTGGTGTGA
- a CDS encoding ABC transporter permease, translating to MTPPRPRGFGAVNWAGLATLVRRGIQRFVRMIWGSLGGPAVSSLLFLAVFVLAAGRDGEIAPGLPVVQFVAPGIVMFALGQAAFENAAFPVLDDKLEGMIGDLLAAPLAPWELLAGYVLPAAWNALVIGGVILLAAHLLVGFEIHSPALALMFATASALLFALIGTLAGLWADRWEHYSVAETFVVLPLGFLSGTFFTLASLPGAAQQLIALNPVFYAIDGFRFALTGFGETSTAQGIAALGLPLLGLALLAWRLFATGYKLKP from the coding sequence GTGACGCCGCCCCGGCCCCGCGGTTTCGGCGCGGTCAACTGGGCCGGTCTCGCCACCCTGGTGCGCCGAGGGATCCAGCGCTTCGTCCGCATGATCTGGGGCAGCCTCGGCGGGCCCGCGGTCTCCAGCCTGCTGTTTCTCGCCGTCTTCGTGCTGGCGGCGGGGCGCGACGGCGAGATCGCCCCGGGGCTTCCCGTCGTCCAGTTCGTCGCGCCGGGAATCGTCATGTTCGCCCTCGGCCAGGCGGCCTTCGAGAACGCCGCCTTCCCGGTCCTCGACGACAAGCTCGAGGGCATGATCGGGGATCTGCTGGCCGCACCCCTGGCGCCCTGGGAGCTCCTCGCCGGCTACGTTCTGCCGGCGGCCTGGAACGCGCTGGTGATCGGCGGGGTCATCCTGCTGGCCGCCCACCTCCTCGTCGGGTTCGAGATTCACAGCCCGGCCCTGGCCCTCATGTTCGCCACCGCCTCGGCGCTGCTGTTCGCCCTGATCGGGACCCTGGCGGGCCTCTGGGCCGACCGCTGGGAACACTACTCGGTGGCCGAGACCTTCGTCGTGCTGCCGCTCGGCTTCCTGTCCGGCACCTTCTTCACCCTGGCCAGCCTGCCCGGCGCGGCGCAGCAGCTGATCGCGCTCAATCCCGTGTTCTACGCGATCGACGGCTTCCGCTTCGCCCTGACCGGCTTCGGAGAGACCTCGACGGCCCAGGGGATCGCCGCCCTGGGGCTGCCGCTCCTGGGCCTGGCCCTGCTGGCCTGGCGGCTCTTCGCGACGGGCTACAAACTGAAGCCCTGA
- a CDS encoding ABC transporter permease, with translation MKPLSPKLETPSVRPIGAVNWLGLWTLYMKEVRRFLNVFTQTLLAPMITTLLFLAIFTLALGRSVQEVGGVPFAEFLAPGLIMMAMVQNAFANTSSTIVISKVQGNIVDVLMPPISPWEFTAGVVGGGLTRGLLVGLAVALGMWIFVPLDLHAPAFILFHAVGASLMLALLGMIGGIWAEKFDHIAAVTNFVITPFSFLSGTFYSIERLPESWHAVALLNPFFYMIDGFRYGFIGHADGSLWVGMAVVAGANLALWGLAHRMVATGYRLKA, from the coding sequence ATGAAACCCCTGTCCCCGAAACTCGAGACGCCGTCCGTCCGCCCGATCGGCGCGGTCAACTGGCTCGGCCTCTGGACACTCTACATGAAGGAAGTTCGGCGCTTCCTCAATGTCTTCACCCAGACTCTCCTGGCGCCGATGATCACCACGCTGCTGTTCCTGGCGATCTTCACCCTGGCGCTCGGCCGGTCGGTCCAGGAGGTCGGCGGCGTGCCCTTCGCCGAGTTCCTCGCGCCGGGCCTGATCATGATGGCCATGGTCCAGAACGCTTTCGCCAACACCTCCTCTACGATCGTGATCTCCAAGGTCCAGGGCAACATCGTCGACGTCCTCATGCCGCCGATCAGCCCCTGGGAGTTCACCGCCGGCGTCGTCGGCGGCGGCCTGACCCGGGGACTCCTGGTCGGCCTGGCGGTGGCGCTCGGCATGTGGATCTTCGTGCCCCTCGATCTCCACGCGCCCGCTTTCATTCTGTTCCACGCCGTCGGCGCCTCGCTCATGCTGGCCCTGCTCGGCATGATCGGCGGCATCTGGGCCGAGAAGTTCGATCACATTGCCGCGGTCACCAACTTCGTGATCACGCCCTTCTCCTTTCTCTCCGGCACTTTCTATTCGATCGAGCGCCTGCCAGAGAGCTGGCACGCGGTCGCTCTGCTGAATCCCTTTTTCTACATGATCGACGGCTTCCGCTACGGCTTCATCGGCCATGCCGACGGCTCGCTCTGGGTCGGCATGGCGGTGGTCGCCGGAGCTAACCTGGCGCTCTGGGGCCTGGCGCACCGCATGGTGGCGACCGGCTACCGGCTGAAGGCCTGA